A single genomic interval of Oryza sativa Japonica Group chromosome 7, ASM3414082v1 harbors:
- the LOC4342959 gene encoding S-adenosylmethionine carrier 1, chloroplastic/mitochondrial, with protein sequence MGEGGDGRSFNFLQVLFEGVIAGGAAGVVVETALYPIDTIKTRLQAAKGGSKIQWKGLYAGLGGNIAGVLPASAIFIGVYEPTKRKLLEMFPENLSAVAHLTAGAIGGAASSLIRVPTEVVKQRMQMSQFKTAPDAVRLIIRKEGFKGLYAGYGSFLLRDLPFDAIQFCIYEQLRIGYKLAAKRDLKDGENALIGAFAGAITGAITTPLDVLKTRLMVQGQANQYRGIISCAQTILREEGAGAFLKGIEPRVLWIGIGGSIFFGVLEKTKSILAERNSRKVRIL encoded by the exons ATGGGAGAAGGCGGAGACGGGAGGTCCTTCAATTTTCTTCAAGTTCTGTTTG AGGGTGTAATAGCTGGAGGTGCTGCCGGTGTTGTTGTTGAGACAGCTCTGTATCCTATTGATACAATAAAAACCAGGCTTCAG GCTGCGAAAGGTGGAAGTAAAATTCAATGGAAAGGCTTGTATGCTGGGTTAGGTGGAAATATTGCTGGTGTTCTCCC GGCTTCTGCAATCTTTATAGGAGTGTATGAAccaaccaaaagaaaactgcTAGAAATGTTTCCTGAAAATTTGAGTGCTGTGGCTCATTTG ACTGCAGGGGCAATTGGAGGTGCTGCATCTTCTCTTATTCGTGTTCCCACAGAG GTGGTTAAACAAAGGATGCAAATGAGTCAATTCAAGACTGCACCTGATGCTGTTCGCCTTATTATCCGTAAAGAAGGATTCAAAGGTCTTTATGCT GGCTATGGTTCCTTTCTGTTGCGAGATCTACCATTTGATGCTATTCAGTTTTGCATATATGAGCAACTTCGAATAGGCTATAAACTGGCG GCAAAGCGAGACTTGAAAGACGGAGAGAATGCACTTATTGGTGCTTTCGCTG GCGCAATTACTGGGGCTATAACAACACCCCTCGATGTTTTGAAGACAAGATTGATGGTTCAG GGACAAGCAAACCAATATAGGGGAATCATAAGCTGTGCTCAAACAATTCTACGAGAGGAAGGTgctggtgcttttttgaag GGTATTGAGCCAAGGGTATTATGGATTGGCATTGGTGGATCCATCTTCTTTGGTGTTTTGGAGAAAACGAAGTCAATTCTAGCTGAGAGGAACAGCCGTAAAGTACGAATACTATGA
- the LOC4342960 gene encoding UPF0235 protein At5g63440 isoform X2 has protein sequence MPKRKTDRAHVLDKKKHLSRLNVKEAGKVLLKRGEGKLEKQFRMSCLGCGLFVCYRSEEELELAPFIYVVDGALSSVAAETNPHDAPVPPCITQLEGGLVQVAIEVEDRAQRSAITRVNADDVRVTVAAPAARGEANNELLEFMGKVLGLRLSQMTLQRGWNNKSKLLIVEDLSARQVYEKLLEAVQP, from the exons ATGCCAAAGAGGAAGACTGACAGAGCACATGTACTAGACAAGAAAAAACATCTCTCAAGGCTAAATGTGAAGGAGGCAGGAAAGGTCCTGTTGAAACG GGGAGAAGGGAAGCTTGAAAAGCAGTTCCGTATGAGTTGTTTGGGATGCGGCCTTTTCGTTTGTTACCGATCAGAAGAGGAGTTGGAGCTAGCTCCATTCATATATGTTGTTGATGGAGCACTAAGCTCAGTGGCGGCTGAAACAAATCCACAT GATGCACCTGTACCACCTTGCATCACACAATTGGAAGGTGGCCTTGTCCAAGTAGCCATTGAGGTTGAAGACCGGGCACAACGGTCAGCAATAACAA GAGTGAATGCTGATGATGTTCGAGTAACAgttgctgctcctgctgctcgAGGGGAAGCAAACAACGAACTACTAGAGTTCATGGGCAAG GTTCTTGGCTTAAGACTCAGTCAGATGACCCTTCAAAGAGGATGGAATAATAAGTCGAAGCTTCTGATT GTTGAAGATTTGTCAGCACGGCAAGTGTATGAGAAGCTCCTAGAAGCTGTCCAGCCTTAA
- the LOC4342960 gene encoding UPF0235 protein At5g63440 isoform X1, with the protein MPKRTTHTYSSEDALPEGPESDLFVYYCKHCASHVLITDTQLQKMPKRKTDRAHVLDKKKHLSRLNVKEAGKVLLKRGEGKLEKQFRMSCLGCGLFVCYRSEEELELAPFIYVVDGALSSVAAETNPHDAPVPPCITQLEGGLVQVAIEVEDRAQRSAITRVNADDVRVTVAAPAARGEANNELLEFMGKVLGLRLSQMTLQRGWNNKSKLLIVEDLSARQVYEKLLEAVQP; encoded by the exons ATGCCGAAGCGGACGACGCACACGTACTCCAGCGAGGACGCCCTGCCGGAGGGGCCCGAGTCCGACCTCTTCGTCTACTACTGCAAGCACTGCGCCTCCCACGTCCTCATCACCG ATACCCAATTGCAGAAAATGCCAAAGAGGAAGACTGACAGAGCACATGTACTAGACAAGAAAAAACATCTCTCAAGGCTAAATGTGAAGGAGGCAGGAAAGGTCCTGTTGAAACG GGGAGAAGGGAAGCTTGAAAAGCAGTTCCGTATGAGTTGTTTGGGATGCGGCCTTTTCGTTTGTTACCGATCAGAAGAGGAGTTGGAGCTAGCTCCATTCATATATGTTGTTGATGGAGCACTAAGCTCAGTGGCGGCTGAAACAAATCCACAT GATGCACCTGTACCACCTTGCATCACACAATTGGAAGGTGGCCTTGTCCAAGTAGCCATTGAGGTTGAAGACCGGGCACAACGGTCAGCAATAACAA GAGTGAATGCTGATGATGTTCGAGTAACAgttgctgctcctgctgctcgAGGGGAAGCAAACAACGAACTACTAGAGTTCATGGGCAAG GTTCTTGGCTTAAGACTCAGTCAGATGACCCTTCAAAGAGGATGGAATAATAAGTCGAAGCTTCTGATT GTTGAAGATTTGTCAGCACGGCAAGTGTATGAGAAGCTCCTAGAAGCTGTCCAGCCTTAA
- the LOC4342961 gene encoding nuclear pore complex protein NUP54 has product MFGTPASSPLFGTPSTTPAFGAPSSTPAFGTPSTNPAFGTPSSTPAFGAPSSTPSFGTPSTAPAFGTPSSTPAFGAPSSTPAFGAPFSTPAFGVAPSPSPSPFGFQQQMTPSPSPFGFAGGGGGQITTQMAPVAPLPLSPSDRDIQAIVDAYKEDPGNPRYAFRHLLFSVTEPSQRVKPVAASDIMWAEAMGKLEGMDSSDRERLWPQLVQGFKDLSYRLKLQDGVLVSDSDRLSMTRDNVKKLQRHFQADTYPWIQRLKQQELVIERRLLRIMRIVEALENRGYRIPLTKEEADLYERLAVIAKQLKGPTGDLHRRVYNLLSTSRLLASAGGTAGPIYIPSSAKVDEQSVAELLEALQQQTEAVAKLGNVMKRDTRDLEIILSEDTDMAEDSVGRRALKMYN; this is encoded by the exons atgttcgGCACCCCGGCTTCGTCGCCCCTATTTGGGACCCCCTCCACCACCCCGGCATTCGGCGCCCCTTCCTCCACCCCTGCATTCGGCACGCCCTCCACCAACCCCGCCTTCGGCACCCCTTCCTCCACGCCGGCGTTCGGCGCGCCGTCGTCCACCCCGTCCTTCGGCACCCCCTCCACCGCGCCCGCGTTCGGGACCCCGTCCTCGACCCCGGCGTTCGGCGCGCCCTCCTCGACCCCTGCCTTCGGGGCGCCCTTCTCGACCCCGGCGTTCGGcgtggcgccgtcgccgtcgccatcgccgtttGGGTTCCAGCAGCAGATGacgccgtccccgtcgccgtTCGGGTTCGCCGGTGGGGGCGGCGGGCAGATCACCACCCAGATGGCCCccgtcgcgccgctcccgctCTCGCCCTCCGACCGTGACATCCAG GCTATCGTGGATGCGTACAAGGAGGATCCTGGAAACCCTCGTTATGCTTTCAGG CATCTGTTGTTTAGTGTTACAGAGCCTTCACAACGGGTGAAGCCAGTTGCGGCATCTGAT ATCATGTGGGCAGAAGCTATGGGGAAGCTTGAGGGCATGGATAGTTCGGATAGGGAGAGGCTGTGGCCTCAACTCGTGCAGGGATTTAAGGATCTTTCCTACCGGCTTAAG CTTCAAGATGGAGTTCTTGTCTCAGATTCTGATAGATTGAGCATGACACGCGACAATGTTAAAAAG TTGCAAAGACATTTCCAAGCTGACACATACCCATGGATCCAACGGCTGAAGCAGCAAGAGTTGGTTATTGAGAGACGCCTCTTAAGG ATAATGAGAATAGTGGAGGCATTAGAGAATCGGGGTTATCGTATTCCACTAACGAAGGAGGAAGCTGATCTGTATGAACGACTGGCTGTTATAGCAAAGCAG CTAAAAGGACCCACTGGTGATCTGCACAGGAGAGTTTATAATCTTCTTTCAACTTCTCGCCTTCTTGCTAGTGCTGGTGGCACTGCTGGTCCTATCTATATTCCTAGCTCAGCGAAAGTTGACGAACAGAGTGTTGCTGAGCTTCTTGAG GCCTTACAACAACAGACGGAAGCTGTTGCCAAGTTGGGCAATGTGATGAAAAGAGATACAAGAGACTTGGAAATAATACTTTCGGAAGACACGGACATGGCAGAAGACAGTGTTGGGAGAAGGGCATTGAAGATGTATAACTAA